The Streptomyces sp. RKND-216 genomic sequence CGGGCCCGGATGTTCGAGCACAACGCGGAGACCAGCCGCCTGCTCACCCGCGTGCTCTCCGAACGCACCGGGCGCCCCGAGGACGACCTCGAACTCCGCGTCGTCACCGGCGCGATGCTCGGCGCGCTCACGGAGGCGATGGTGCTGTGGGCCGAACGCGGCATGCACGGCGACCTCTGGGAACCGGTCGGCCGCGCCCTCGACGTCCTCGAACGCGGCCTCACCCTGTAGGAGACCCCGCCGGACTCATCCGGGCACCCTCCATCAGCCTGGCGCCGCGCTTCCCCGGAAATGACGCGAGACGACTGCACTATCTGCTCCCGCGAAGAGAGAATTCAACAGAAGCCGCGTACAGATTCACTGCAACGAAGAGCCGGAGCGGAAATCCTCACCGCACACCCGCCGTCACGACGTGCTAGTGTCGGCACCAGTTGCAGTTGTGGTTCCCAGTAATTCAGGTGCATTCCGGTCGGCGCTTTCGCCACTGGAGGCGGTTCTGTGGTCCCGGCATTTTCCGGGCGGGGTAATCATCGCGGCGACAACGGCGTCCGCACGGTGCGGACGCCGATGACACTGCCCCGAAGGAGAATGACATGGCTACCGGTACCGTGAAGTGGTTCAATTCGGAAAAGGGTTTCGGCTTCATCGAGCAGGACGGTGGCGGCCCCGACGTGTTCGCCCACTACTCGAACATCGCCGCCCAGGGCTTCCGTGAGCTGCTCGAAGGCCAGAAGGTGAACTTCGACATCGGCCAGGGCCAGAAGGGCCCGTCCGCGGAGAACATCGTTCCCGCCTGACGCGACTGACGTACTCGTGCCGCCGGTGCCCGCATCCTTCGGGGTGCGGGCACCGGCGGCATACGCCTCTGACAGCGGCATGCCCCGGGGACTGTCCCGAGTACTGCGTACTCACGCGCAGTCCGCGTCCACAGCCGCGACCGTCCGGTGATGTCGCCAGACCACTGGCGACACCCCCGCGCTGCCGCCCTGACCGGCTGCGGCACCCCCGCACGGACCGCACGCGACGGGATTCCCCCGCGCGCTCACCTCGGCTCATTCATGCAGTTCTCGCGCTGATCACGGCTGTGGGAATTCCTCGGCATGCGCCGCCTCCAGGAAGTTTCCCCATGAACCGCACACGCACGAACAACCGCTACGCCCGCACCCGCGACGGCAGCGCCCGCCAGGCGCAGAGCGGCGGCCGGCTCGGCTCGCCGAACCCGGGCCGCTCCGGTGGTCACGGTCGCCGGTCCGCCGCACCGCACGGCGAGTTCACTCTCCCCCGGACTCTCACCCCCGCGCTGCCGGCCGCGGAGGAATTCGACGACCTCGAGATGCCGCAGGAGCTTCGGGCCGCACTCCGCTCGCAGGGCGTGACCGTTCCCTTCCCGATCCAGGCGGCGACACTGCCGAACTCCCTGGCTGGCCGCGACGTGCTGGGGCGCGGGCGCACCGGCTCCGGCAAGACCCTCGCCTTCGGCCTGGCGCTGCTCGCCCGCACGGCCGGCCGGCGTGCCGCGCCCGGGAAGCCGTTGGGGCTGATCCTCGTCCCGACGCGGGAACTGGCGCAGCAGGTCACGGACGCACTCACGCCGTACGCCCGGGCCGTGAAACTGCGCCTCGCAACGGTCGTGGGCGGGATGTCGATCGCCAAGCAGACCAACAGGCTGCGGGGCGGCGCGGAGATCGTCGTCGCCACCCCCGGGCGCCTCACGGATCTCATCAACCGCGCCGACTGCCGACTGGACCAGGTCTCCATCACCGTCCTCGACGAGGCGGACCAGATGGCCGACATGGGCTTCATGCCCCAGGTCACCGCCCTGCTCGACCAGGTCGGGCCAGCCGGGCAGTGCATGCTGTTCTCGGCCACCCTCGACCGCAACGTCGACCTCCTCGTGCGCCGCTACCTCCACGACCCCGTCGTGCACTCCGTCGACCCCTCCGCGGGGGCGGTCACGACCATGGAGCACCACGTGCTCCATGTCCGCGGCGCCGACAAGCACGCGGCCACCACGGAGATCGCCGCGCGTGACGGCCGCGT encodes the following:
- a CDS encoding cold-shock protein, encoding MATGTVKWFNSEKGFGFIEQDGGGPDVFAHYSNIAAQGFRELLEGQKVNFDIGQGQKGPSAENIVPA
- a CDS encoding DEAD/DEAH box helicase — protein: MNRTRTNNRYARTRDGSARQAQSGGRLGSPNPGRSGGHGRRSAAPHGEFTLPRTLTPALPAAEEFDDLEMPQELRAALRSQGVTVPFPIQAATLPNSLAGRDVLGRGRTGSGKTLAFGLALLARTAGRRAAPGKPLGLILVPTRELAQQVTDALTPYARAVKLRLATVVGGMSIAKQTNRLRGGAEIVVATPGRLTDLINRADCRLDQVSITVLDEADQMADMGFMPQVTALLDQVGPAGQCMLFSATLDRNVDLLVRRYLHDPVVHSVDPSAGAVTTMEHHVLHVRGADKHAATTEIAARDGRVLMFLDTKHAVDRLTTHLLSRGVRAAALHGGKSQPQRTRTLAQFKTEHVSVLVATNVAARGIHVDKLDLVVNVDPPSDHKDYLHRGGRTARAGESGSVVTLVTPHQRRGVTRLMAAAGIVPQTTEVRSGEEDLRRITGARTPSGVPVVITEPVAERSKRRSATSRGRRRPAASPRRRPVRQSAPGSAS